Proteins encoded in a region of the Capra hircus breed San Clemente chromosome 3, ASM170441v1, whole genome shotgun sequence genome:
- the CREB3L4 gene encoding cyclic AMP-responsive element-binding protein 3-like protein 4 isoform X9: protein MRDPGRKKRCTVWGHRRARLAWQGWALRNSRTMDFSTPDLLDMCLELPEDVFSTGSFLELGLHGPPSEVPVTRLQEQGLQSWECSGGHGCGLQESEPEDFLKLFIDPNQVYCSEASPGSDSGISEDPGHPDSPPAPKPPSSPALYEVVYEAGTLERMQGEAGPAVGLISIQLDQWSPPFAVPDACVVSELPPDAHILPTAATVNSVPPAALLPCQTLFLTEEEKRLLGQEGVSLPSHLPLTKAEERVLKKVRRKIRNKQSAQDSRRRKKEYIDGLESRVAACAAQNQELQRKVQELERHNISLVTQLRQLQMLIVQTSNKAAQTSTCVLILLFSLALIILPSFSPFQGLPEAGPEDYQPHGVISRNILTHRDMTENPENAVVESRLEGPPGARGANSSTRTLLQKVGGRAGPSRHIRTVLHADEM from the exons ATGCGAGAtcctggaagaaagaaaaggtgtACTGTTTGGGGCCATCGACGAGCTAGGCTGGCTTGGCAGGGCTGGGCTCTTCGAAACAG CAGAACCATGGATTTCAGTACCCCTGACCTGCTGGACATGTGTCTGGAACTTCCAGAAGATGTCTTCTCAACAGGATCTTTCCTGGAGCTGGGACTCCATGGTCCACCTTCAGAGGTTCCAGTGACTAGGCTACAGGAACAGGGGCTGCAAAGCTGGGAGTGCAGTGGGGGCCACGGCTGT GGTCTTCAAGAGAGTGAGCCTGAAGATTTCCTGAAACTTTTCATTGACCCCAATCAAGTTTACTGCTCAGAAGCATCTCCCGGCAGTGACAGTGGAATCTCTGAGGATCCCGGCCATCCAGACAGTCCCCCTGCCCCCAAGCCACCCAGTTCCCCTGCCCTCTATGAGGTTGTCTATGAGGCAGGGACCCTGGAGAGGATGCAGGGGGAAGCCGGGCCAGCTGTAGGCCTCATCTCCATCCAACTAG ATCAGTGGAGCCCACCATTTGCGGTGCCTGATGCCTGCGTGGTCAGTGAGCTGCCTCCTGATGCTCACATCCTGCCCACGGCAGCTACTGTAAACTCAGTGCCTCCTGCAGCCCTG CTGCCCTGTCAAACTTTGTTCCTGACAGAAGAGGAGAAGCGGCTGCTAGGACAGGAAGGGGTTTCCCTACCCTCTCACCTGCCCCTCACCAAG GCAGAGGAGAGGGTTCTCAAGAAGGTCAGAAGGAAAATCCGTAACAAGCAGTCAGCTCAGGATAGCCGGCGGCggaaaaaggagtacattgaTGGCCTAGAGAGCAG GGTGGCTGCCTGTGCTGCACAGAACCAGGAACTACAGAGAAAAGTCCAGGAGCTAGAGAGGCACAACAT ctccctggtgactcagctccGCCAGCTGCAGATGCTTATCGTTCAAACCTCCAACAAAGCTGCCCAGACTAGCACTTGTGTTCTG ATccttcttttctccttggctCTCATCATCTTGCCCAGCTTCAGCCCCTTTCAGGGCCTGCCAGAAGCCGGGCCTGAGGATTACCAGCCTCATGGAG TGATTTCCAGGAACATTCTGACTCACAGGGACATGACAGAGAATCCTGAAAACGCAGTGGTAGAGTCCAGACTGGAGGGGCCACCTGGGGCCAGGGGTGCAAACAGCTCAACCAGGACACTGCTccagaaggtgggagggagggcaggcCCCAGCAGGCACATCAGAACCGTGTTACATGCAGATGAAATGTAA
- the CREB3L4 gene encoding cyclic AMP-responsive element-binding protein 3-like protein 4 isoform X1 has protein sequence MRDPGRKKRCTVWGHRRARLAWQGWALRNSRTMDFSTPDLLDMCLELPEDVFSTGSFLELGLHGPPSEVPVTRLQEQGLQSWECSGGHGCGLQESEPEDFLKLFIDPNQVYCSEASPGSDSGISEDPGHPDSPPAPKPPSSPALYEVVYEAGTLERMQGEAGPAVGLISIQLGQCSLWEGDIGPLGPVLTLQLRGFPQPMPLPRACGHPHPFSQPLTSPSDQWSPPFAVPDACVVSELPPDAHILPTAATVNSVPPAALLPCQTLFLTEEEKRLLGQEGVSLPSHLPLTKAEERVLKKVRRKIRNKQSAQDSRRRKKEYIDGLESRYVWIHVSLLQAWAPVLTKAGEVRDAHDYQTSSDLLTLPRVAACAAQNQELQRKVQELERHNISLVTQLRQLQMLIVQTSNKAAQTSTCVLVPLVYFPSPPSPPLPSATFPPLCTSLPRRTYSPIFDDLNCPLVTLPSAPFLDGPHNPSVLLLLPRSFFSPWLSSSCPASAPFRACQKPGLRITSLME, from the exons ATGCGAGAtcctggaagaaagaaaaggtgtACTGTTTGGGGCCATCGACGAGCTAGGCTGGCTTGGCAGGGCTGGGCTCTTCGAAACAG CAGAACCATGGATTTCAGTACCCCTGACCTGCTGGACATGTGTCTGGAACTTCCAGAAGATGTCTTCTCAACAGGATCTTTCCTGGAGCTGGGACTCCATGGTCCACCTTCAGAGGTTCCAGTGACTAGGCTACAGGAACAGGGGCTGCAAAGCTGGGAGTGCAGTGGGGGCCACGGCTGT GGTCTTCAAGAGAGTGAGCCTGAAGATTTCCTGAAACTTTTCATTGACCCCAATCAAGTTTACTGCTCAGAAGCATCTCCCGGCAGTGACAGTGGAATCTCTGAGGATCCCGGCCATCCAGACAGTCCCCCTGCCCCCAAGCCACCCAGTTCCCCTGCCCTCTATGAGGTTGTCTATGAGGCAGGGACCCTGGAGAGGATGCAGGGGGAAGCCGGGCCAGCTGTAGGCCTCATCTCCATCCAACTAGGTCAGTGTTCTTTGTGGGAAGGGGACATTGGCCCTCTAGGTCCAGTCCTAACCCTGCAGTTAAGGGGGTTTCCCCAACCTATGCCACTGCCCAGAGCCTGTGGCCATCCACATCCTTTCTCCCAGCCACTTACGTCTCCCTCAGATCAGTGGAGCCCACCATTTGCGGTGCCTGATGCCTGCGTGGTCAGTGAGCTGCCTCCTGATGCTCACATCCTGCCCACGGCAGCTACTGTAAACTCAGTGCCTCCTGCAGCCCTG CTGCCCTGTCAAACTTTGTTCCTGACAGAAGAGGAGAAGCGGCTGCTAGGACAGGAAGGGGTTTCCCTACCCTCTCACCTGCCCCTCACCAAG GCAGAGGAGAGGGTTCTCAAGAAGGTCAGAAGGAAAATCCGTAACAAGCAGTCAGCTCAGGATAGCCGGCGGCggaaaaaggagtacattgaTGGCCTAGAGAGCAGGTATGTTTGGATTCACGTTTCTTTGCTTCAAGCCTGGGCCCCTGTCCTTACCAAGGCTGGTGAGGTCAGGGATGCACATGATTACCAAACCTCATCCGACCTTCTCACCCTCCCTAGGGTGGCTGCCTGTGCTGCACAGAACCAGGAACTACAGAGAAAAGTCCAGGAGCTAGAGAGGCACAACAT ctccctggtgactcagctccGCCAGCTGCAGATGCTTATCGTTCAAACCTCCAACAAAGCTGCCCAGACTAGCACTTGTGTTCTGGTACCATTGGTCTATTTCCCATCTCCCCCGTCACCTCCTCTACCTTCTGCCACATTTCCACCCCTATGCACCTCACTTCCTAGACGGACCTATTCTCCCATCTTTGATGACCTCAACTGCCCCCTAgtcactctgccctctgcccccttCCTTGATGGTCCCCACAACCCAAGTGTCCTCTTGCTTCTTCCCAGATccttcttttctccttggctCTCATCATCTTGCCCAGCTTCAGCCCCTTTCAGGGCCTGCCAGAAGCCGGGCCTGAGGATTACCAGCCTCATGGAG TGA
- the CREB3L4 gene encoding cyclic AMP-responsive element-binding protein 3-like protein 4 isoform X5: protein MRDPGRKKRCTVWGHRRARLAWQGWALRNSRTMDFSTPDLLDMCLELPEDVFSTGSFLELGLHGPPSEVPVTRLQEQGLQSWECSGGHGCGLQESEPEDFLKLFIDPNQVYCSEASPGSDSGISEDPGHPDSPPAPKPPSSPALYEVVYEAGTLERMQGEAGPAVGLISIQLGQCSLWEGDIGPLGPVLTLQLRGFPQPMPLPRACGHPHPFSQPLTSPSDQWSPPFAVPDACVVSELPPDAHILPTAATVNSVPPAALLPCQTLFLTEEEKRLLGQEGVSLPSHLPLTKAEERVLKKVRRKIRNKQSAQDSRRRKKEYIDGLESRVAACAAQNQELQRKVQELERHNISLVTQLRQLQMLIVQTSNKAAQTSTCVLILLFSLALIILPSFSPFQGLPEAGPEDYQPHGVISRNILTHRDMTENPENAVVESRLEGPPGARGANSSTRTLLQKVGGRAGPSRHIRTVLHADEM, encoded by the exons ATGCGAGAtcctggaagaaagaaaaggtgtACTGTTTGGGGCCATCGACGAGCTAGGCTGGCTTGGCAGGGCTGGGCTCTTCGAAACAG CAGAACCATGGATTTCAGTACCCCTGACCTGCTGGACATGTGTCTGGAACTTCCAGAAGATGTCTTCTCAACAGGATCTTTCCTGGAGCTGGGACTCCATGGTCCACCTTCAGAGGTTCCAGTGACTAGGCTACAGGAACAGGGGCTGCAAAGCTGGGAGTGCAGTGGGGGCCACGGCTGT GGTCTTCAAGAGAGTGAGCCTGAAGATTTCCTGAAACTTTTCATTGACCCCAATCAAGTTTACTGCTCAGAAGCATCTCCCGGCAGTGACAGTGGAATCTCTGAGGATCCCGGCCATCCAGACAGTCCCCCTGCCCCCAAGCCACCCAGTTCCCCTGCCCTCTATGAGGTTGTCTATGAGGCAGGGACCCTGGAGAGGATGCAGGGGGAAGCCGGGCCAGCTGTAGGCCTCATCTCCATCCAACTAGGTCAGTGTTCTTTGTGGGAAGGGGACATTGGCCCTCTAGGTCCAGTCCTAACCCTGCAGTTAAGGGGGTTTCCCCAACCTATGCCACTGCCCAGAGCCTGTGGCCATCCACATCCTTTCTCCCAGCCACTTACGTCTCCCTCAGATCAGTGGAGCCCACCATTTGCGGTGCCTGATGCCTGCGTGGTCAGTGAGCTGCCTCCTGATGCTCACATCCTGCCCACGGCAGCTACTGTAAACTCAGTGCCTCCTGCAGCCCTG CTGCCCTGTCAAACTTTGTTCCTGACAGAAGAGGAGAAGCGGCTGCTAGGACAGGAAGGGGTTTCCCTACCCTCTCACCTGCCCCTCACCAAG GCAGAGGAGAGGGTTCTCAAGAAGGTCAGAAGGAAAATCCGTAACAAGCAGTCAGCTCAGGATAGCCGGCGGCggaaaaaggagtacattgaTGGCCTAGAGAGCAG GGTGGCTGCCTGTGCTGCACAGAACCAGGAACTACAGAGAAAAGTCCAGGAGCTAGAGAGGCACAACAT ctccctggtgactcagctccGCCAGCTGCAGATGCTTATCGTTCAAACCTCCAACAAAGCTGCCCAGACTAGCACTTGTGTTCTG ATccttcttttctccttggctCTCATCATCTTGCCCAGCTTCAGCCCCTTTCAGGGCCTGCCAGAAGCCGGGCCTGAGGATTACCAGCCTCATGGAG TGATTTCCAGGAACATTCTGACTCACAGGGACATGACAGAGAATCCTGAAAACGCAGTGGTAGAGTCCAGACTGGAGGGGCCACCTGGGGCCAGGGGTGCAAACAGCTCAACCAGGACACTGCTccagaaggtgggagggagggcaggcCCCAGCAGGCACATCAGAACCGTGTTACATGCAGATGAAATGTAA
- the CREB3L4 gene encoding cyclic AMP-responsive element-binding protein 3-like protein 4 isoform X3 yields the protein MRDPGRKKRCTVWGHRRARLAWQGWALRNRTMDFSTPDLLDMCLELPEDVFSTGSFLELGLHGPPSEVPVTRLQEQGLQSWECSGGHGCGLQESEPEDFLKLFIDPNQVYCSEASPGSDSGISEDPGHPDSPPAPKPPSSPALYEVVYEAGTLERMQGEAGPAVGLISIQLGQCSLWEGDIGPLGPVLTLQLRGFPQPMPLPRACGHPHPFSQPLTSPSDQWSPPFAVPDACVVSELPPDAHILPTAATVNSVPPAALLPCQTLFLTEEEKRLLGQEGVSLPSHLPLTKAEERVLKKVRRKIRNKQSAQDSRRRKKEYIDGLESRYVWIHVSLLQAWAPVLTKAGEVRDAHDYQTSSDLLTLPRVAACAAQNQELQRKVQELERHNISLVTQLRQLQMLIVQTSNKAAQTSTCVLVPLVYFPSPPSPPLPSATFPPLCTSLPRRTYSPIFDDLNCPLVTLPSAPFLDGPHNPSVLLLLPRSFFSPWLSSSCPASAPFRACQKPGLRITSLME from the exons ATGCGAGAtcctggaagaaagaaaaggtgtACTGTTTGGGGCCATCGACGAGCTAGGCTGGCTTGGCAGGGCTGGGCTCTTCGAAACAG AACCATGGATTTCAGTACCCCTGACCTGCTGGACATGTGTCTGGAACTTCCAGAAGATGTCTTCTCAACAGGATCTTTCCTGGAGCTGGGACTCCATGGTCCACCTTCAGAGGTTCCAGTGACTAGGCTACAGGAACAGGGGCTGCAAAGCTGGGAGTGCAGTGGGGGCCACGGCTGT GGTCTTCAAGAGAGTGAGCCTGAAGATTTCCTGAAACTTTTCATTGACCCCAATCAAGTTTACTGCTCAGAAGCATCTCCCGGCAGTGACAGTGGAATCTCTGAGGATCCCGGCCATCCAGACAGTCCCCCTGCCCCCAAGCCACCCAGTTCCCCTGCCCTCTATGAGGTTGTCTATGAGGCAGGGACCCTGGAGAGGATGCAGGGGGAAGCCGGGCCAGCTGTAGGCCTCATCTCCATCCAACTAGGTCAGTGTTCTTTGTGGGAAGGGGACATTGGCCCTCTAGGTCCAGTCCTAACCCTGCAGTTAAGGGGGTTTCCCCAACCTATGCCACTGCCCAGAGCCTGTGGCCATCCACATCCTTTCTCCCAGCCACTTACGTCTCCCTCAGATCAGTGGAGCCCACCATTTGCGGTGCCTGATGCCTGCGTGGTCAGTGAGCTGCCTCCTGATGCTCACATCCTGCCCACGGCAGCTACTGTAAACTCAGTGCCTCCTGCAGCCCTG CTGCCCTGTCAAACTTTGTTCCTGACAGAAGAGGAGAAGCGGCTGCTAGGACAGGAAGGGGTTTCCCTACCCTCTCACCTGCCCCTCACCAAG GCAGAGGAGAGGGTTCTCAAGAAGGTCAGAAGGAAAATCCGTAACAAGCAGTCAGCTCAGGATAGCCGGCGGCggaaaaaggagtacattgaTGGCCTAGAGAGCAGGTATGTTTGGATTCACGTTTCTTTGCTTCAAGCCTGGGCCCCTGTCCTTACCAAGGCTGGTGAGGTCAGGGATGCACATGATTACCAAACCTCATCCGACCTTCTCACCCTCCCTAGGGTGGCTGCCTGTGCTGCACAGAACCAGGAACTACAGAGAAAAGTCCAGGAGCTAGAGAGGCACAACAT ctccctggtgactcagctccGCCAGCTGCAGATGCTTATCGTTCAAACCTCCAACAAAGCTGCCCAGACTAGCACTTGTGTTCTGGTACCATTGGTCTATTTCCCATCTCCCCCGTCACCTCCTCTACCTTCTGCCACATTTCCACCCCTATGCACCTCACTTCCTAGACGGACCTATTCTCCCATCTTTGATGACCTCAACTGCCCCCTAgtcactctgccctctgcccccttCCTTGATGGTCCCCACAACCCAAGTGTCCTCTTGCTTCTTCCCAGATccttcttttctccttggctCTCATCATCTTGCCCAGCTTCAGCCCCTTTCAGGGCCTGCCAGAAGCCGGGCCTGAGGATTACCAGCCTCATGGAG TGA
- the CREB3L4 gene encoding cyclic AMP-responsive element-binding protein 3-like protein 4 isoform X10, whose protein sequence is MRDPGRKKRCTVWGHRRARLAWQGWALRNRTMDFSTPDLLDMCLELPEDVFSTGSFLELGLHGPPSEVPVTRLQEQGLQSWECSGGHGCGLQESEPEDFLKLFIDPNQVYCSEASPGSDSGISEDPGHPDSPPAPKPPSSPALYEVVYEAGTLERMQGEAGPAVGLISIQLDQWSPPFAVPDACVVSELPPDAHILPTAATVNSVPPAALLPCQTLFLTEEEKRLLGQEGVSLPSHLPLTKAEERVLKKVRRKIRNKQSAQDSRRRKKEYIDGLESRVAACAAQNQELQRKVQELERHNISLVTQLRQLQMLIVQTSNKAAQTSTCVLILLFSLALIILPSFSPFQGLPEAGPEDYQPHGVISRNILTHRDMTENPENAVVESRLEGPPGARGANSSTRTLLQKVGGRAGPSRHIRTVLHADEM, encoded by the exons ATGCGAGAtcctggaagaaagaaaaggtgtACTGTTTGGGGCCATCGACGAGCTAGGCTGGCTTGGCAGGGCTGGGCTCTTCGAAACAG AACCATGGATTTCAGTACCCCTGACCTGCTGGACATGTGTCTGGAACTTCCAGAAGATGTCTTCTCAACAGGATCTTTCCTGGAGCTGGGACTCCATGGTCCACCTTCAGAGGTTCCAGTGACTAGGCTACAGGAACAGGGGCTGCAAAGCTGGGAGTGCAGTGGGGGCCACGGCTGT GGTCTTCAAGAGAGTGAGCCTGAAGATTTCCTGAAACTTTTCATTGACCCCAATCAAGTTTACTGCTCAGAAGCATCTCCCGGCAGTGACAGTGGAATCTCTGAGGATCCCGGCCATCCAGACAGTCCCCCTGCCCCCAAGCCACCCAGTTCCCCTGCCCTCTATGAGGTTGTCTATGAGGCAGGGACCCTGGAGAGGATGCAGGGGGAAGCCGGGCCAGCTGTAGGCCTCATCTCCATCCAACTAG ATCAGTGGAGCCCACCATTTGCGGTGCCTGATGCCTGCGTGGTCAGTGAGCTGCCTCCTGATGCTCACATCCTGCCCACGGCAGCTACTGTAAACTCAGTGCCTCCTGCAGCCCTG CTGCCCTGTCAAACTTTGTTCCTGACAGAAGAGGAGAAGCGGCTGCTAGGACAGGAAGGGGTTTCCCTACCCTCTCACCTGCCCCTCACCAAG GCAGAGGAGAGGGTTCTCAAGAAGGTCAGAAGGAAAATCCGTAACAAGCAGTCAGCTCAGGATAGCCGGCGGCggaaaaaggagtacattgaTGGCCTAGAGAGCAG GGTGGCTGCCTGTGCTGCACAGAACCAGGAACTACAGAGAAAAGTCCAGGAGCTAGAGAGGCACAACAT ctccctggtgactcagctccGCCAGCTGCAGATGCTTATCGTTCAAACCTCCAACAAAGCTGCCCAGACTAGCACTTGTGTTCTG ATccttcttttctccttggctCTCATCATCTTGCCCAGCTTCAGCCCCTTTCAGGGCCTGCCAGAAGCCGGGCCTGAGGATTACCAGCCTCATGGAG TGATTTCCAGGAACATTCTGACTCACAGGGACATGACAGAGAATCCTGAAAACGCAGTGGTAGAGTCCAGACTGGAGGGGCCACCTGGGGCCAGGGGTGCAAACAGCTCAACCAGGACACTGCTccagaaggtgggagggagggcaggcCCCAGCAGGCACATCAGAACCGTGTTACATGCAGATGAAATGTAA
- the CREB3L4 gene encoding cyclic AMP-responsive element-binding protein 3-like protein 4 isoform X2: MRDPGRKKRCTVWGHRRARLAWQGWALRNSRTMDFSTPDLLDMCLELPEDVFSTGSFLELGLHGPPSEVPVTRLQEQGLQSWECSGGHGCGLQESEPEDFLKLFIDPNQVYCSEASPGSDSGISEDPGHPDSPPAPKPPSSPALYEVVYEAGTLERMQGEAGPAVGLISIQLGQCSLWEGDIGPLGPVLTLQLRGFPQPMPLPRACGHPHPFSQPLTSPSDQWSPPFAVPDACVVSELPPDAHILPTAATVNSVPPAALLPCQTLFLTEEEKRLLGQEGVSLPSHLPLTKAEERVLKKVRRKIRNKQSAQDSRRRKKEYIDGLESRYVWIHVSLLQAWAPVLTKAGEVRDAHDYQTSSDLLTLPRVAACAAQNQELQRKVQELERHNISLVTQLRQLQMLIVQTSNKAAQTSTCVLILLFSLALIILPSFSPFQGLPEAGPEDYQPHGVISRNILTHRDMTENPENAVVESRLEGPPGARGANSSTRTLLQKVGGRAGPSRHIRTVLHADEM, translated from the exons ATGCGAGAtcctggaagaaagaaaaggtgtACTGTTTGGGGCCATCGACGAGCTAGGCTGGCTTGGCAGGGCTGGGCTCTTCGAAACAG CAGAACCATGGATTTCAGTACCCCTGACCTGCTGGACATGTGTCTGGAACTTCCAGAAGATGTCTTCTCAACAGGATCTTTCCTGGAGCTGGGACTCCATGGTCCACCTTCAGAGGTTCCAGTGACTAGGCTACAGGAACAGGGGCTGCAAAGCTGGGAGTGCAGTGGGGGCCACGGCTGT GGTCTTCAAGAGAGTGAGCCTGAAGATTTCCTGAAACTTTTCATTGACCCCAATCAAGTTTACTGCTCAGAAGCATCTCCCGGCAGTGACAGTGGAATCTCTGAGGATCCCGGCCATCCAGACAGTCCCCCTGCCCCCAAGCCACCCAGTTCCCCTGCCCTCTATGAGGTTGTCTATGAGGCAGGGACCCTGGAGAGGATGCAGGGGGAAGCCGGGCCAGCTGTAGGCCTCATCTCCATCCAACTAGGTCAGTGTTCTTTGTGGGAAGGGGACATTGGCCCTCTAGGTCCAGTCCTAACCCTGCAGTTAAGGGGGTTTCCCCAACCTATGCCACTGCCCAGAGCCTGTGGCCATCCACATCCTTTCTCCCAGCCACTTACGTCTCCCTCAGATCAGTGGAGCCCACCATTTGCGGTGCCTGATGCCTGCGTGGTCAGTGAGCTGCCTCCTGATGCTCACATCCTGCCCACGGCAGCTACTGTAAACTCAGTGCCTCCTGCAGCCCTG CTGCCCTGTCAAACTTTGTTCCTGACAGAAGAGGAGAAGCGGCTGCTAGGACAGGAAGGGGTTTCCCTACCCTCTCACCTGCCCCTCACCAAG GCAGAGGAGAGGGTTCTCAAGAAGGTCAGAAGGAAAATCCGTAACAAGCAGTCAGCTCAGGATAGCCGGCGGCggaaaaaggagtacattgaTGGCCTAGAGAGCAGGTATGTTTGGATTCACGTTTCTTTGCTTCAAGCCTGGGCCCCTGTCCTTACCAAGGCTGGTGAGGTCAGGGATGCACATGATTACCAAACCTCATCCGACCTTCTCACCCTCCCTAGGGTGGCTGCCTGTGCTGCACAGAACCAGGAACTACAGAGAAAAGTCCAGGAGCTAGAGAGGCACAACAT ctccctggtgactcagctccGCCAGCTGCAGATGCTTATCGTTCAAACCTCCAACAAAGCTGCCCAGACTAGCACTTGTGTTCTG ATccttcttttctccttggctCTCATCATCTTGCCCAGCTTCAGCCCCTTTCAGGGCCTGCCAGAAGCCGGGCCTGAGGATTACCAGCCTCATGGAG TGATTTCCAGGAACATTCTGACTCACAGGGACATGACAGAGAATCCTGAAAACGCAGTGGTAGAGTCCAGACTGGAGGGGCCACCTGGGGCCAGGGGTGCAAACAGCTCAACCAGGACACTGCTccagaaggtgggagggagggcaggcCCCAGCAGGCACATCAGAACCGTGTTACATGCAGATGAAATGTAA
- the CREB3L4 gene encoding cyclic AMP-responsive element-binding protein 3-like protein 4 isoform X4, translated as MRDPGRKKRCTVWGHRRARLAWQGWALRNSRTMDFSTPDLLDMCLELPEDVFSTGSFLELGLHGPPSEVPVTRLQEQGLQSWECSGGHGCGLQESEPEDFLKLFIDPNQVYCSEASPGSDSGISEDPGHPDSPPAPKPPSSPALYEVVYEAGTLERMQGEAGPAVGLISIQLGQCSLWEGDIGPLGPVLTLQLRGFPQPMPLPRACGHPHPFSQPLTSPSDQWSPPFAVPDACVVSELPPDAHILPTAATVNSVPPAALLPCQTLFLTEEEKRLLGQEGVSLPSHLPLTKAEERVLKKVRRKIRNKQSAQDSRRRKKEYIDGLESRVAACAAQNQELQRKVQELERHNISLVTQLRQLQMLIVQTSNKAAQTSTCVLVPLVYFPSPPSPPLPSATFPPLCTSLPRRTYSPIFDDLNCPLVTLPSAPFLDGPHNPSVLLLLPRSFFSPWLSSSCPASAPFRACQKPGLRITSLME; from the exons ATGCGAGAtcctggaagaaagaaaaggtgtACTGTTTGGGGCCATCGACGAGCTAGGCTGGCTTGGCAGGGCTGGGCTCTTCGAAACAG CAGAACCATGGATTTCAGTACCCCTGACCTGCTGGACATGTGTCTGGAACTTCCAGAAGATGTCTTCTCAACAGGATCTTTCCTGGAGCTGGGACTCCATGGTCCACCTTCAGAGGTTCCAGTGACTAGGCTACAGGAACAGGGGCTGCAAAGCTGGGAGTGCAGTGGGGGCCACGGCTGT GGTCTTCAAGAGAGTGAGCCTGAAGATTTCCTGAAACTTTTCATTGACCCCAATCAAGTTTACTGCTCAGAAGCATCTCCCGGCAGTGACAGTGGAATCTCTGAGGATCCCGGCCATCCAGACAGTCCCCCTGCCCCCAAGCCACCCAGTTCCCCTGCCCTCTATGAGGTTGTCTATGAGGCAGGGACCCTGGAGAGGATGCAGGGGGAAGCCGGGCCAGCTGTAGGCCTCATCTCCATCCAACTAGGTCAGTGTTCTTTGTGGGAAGGGGACATTGGCCCTCTAGGTCCAGTCCTAACCCTGCAGTTAAGGGGGTTTCCCCAACCTATGCCACTGCCCAGAGCCTGTGGCCATCCACATCCTTTCTCCCAGCCACTTACGTCTCCCTCAGATCAGTGGAGCCCACCATTTGCGGTGCCTGATGCCTGCGTGGTCAGTGAGCTGCCTCCTGATGCTCACATCCTGCCCACGGCAGCTACTGTAAACTCAGTGCCTCCTGCAGCCCTG CTGCCCTGTCAAACTTTGTTCCTGACAGAAGAGGAGAAGCGGCTGCTAGGACAGGAAGGGGTTTCCCTACCCTCTCACCTGCCCCTCACCAAG GCAGAGGAGAGGGTTCTCAAGAAGGTCAGAAGGAAAATCCGTAACAAGCAGTCAGCTCAGGATAGCCGGCGGCggaaaaaggagtacattgaTGGCCTAGAGAGCAG GGTGGCTGCCTGTGCTGCACAGAACCAGGAACTACAGAGAAAAGTCCAGGAGCTAGAGAGGCACAACAT ctccctggtgactcagctccGCCAGCTGCAGATGCTTATCGTTCAAACCTCCAACAAAGCTGCCCAGACTAGCACTTGTGTTCTGGTACCATTGGTCTATTTCCCATCTCCCCCGTCACCTCCTCTACCTTCTGCCACATTTCCACCCCTATGCACCTCACTTCCTAGACGGACCTATTCTCCCATCTTTGATGACCTCAACTGCCCCCTAgtcactctgccctctgcccccttCCTTGATGGTCCCCACAACCCAAGTGTCCTCTTGCTTCTTCCCAGATccttcttttctccttggctCTCATCATCTTGCCCAGCTTCAGCCCCTTTCAGGGCCTGCCAGAAGCCGGGCCTGAGGATTACCAGCCTCATGGAG TGA